In Neodiprion pinetum isolate iyNeoPine1 chromosome 6, iyNeoPine1.2, whole genome shotgun sequence, one genomic interval encodes:
- the RpL21 gene encoding large ribosomal subunit protein eL21, with protein sequence MTNSKGYRRGTRDLFSRKFRKHGTIPLSTYMKVYKVGDIVDVKGNGAVQKGMPYKVYHGKTGRVFNVTPHALGVIVNKRVRGRIIAKRINLRIEHVTHSKCREDFLKRVKENERLRKEAKDKNVRVQLKRQPAQPSAAHIVSGREAPILLAPIPYEFIA encoded by the coding sequence ATGACCAATTCAAAGGGTTATCGTCGTGGTACGAGGGATttattttctcgcaaattCCGGAAACATGGAACCATTCCATTATCGACGTACATGAAAGTGTACAAAGTTGGGGACATCGTAGACGTGAAAGGTAATGGGGCCGTGCAGAAGGGTATGCCGTACAAGGTTTATCACGGAAAGACTGGACGTGTGTTCAACGTAACTCCACATGCTCTTGGAGTCATCGTCAACAAGCGGGTGCGTGGGCGCATCATTGCCAAACGCATCAACCTCCGCATCGAACATGTCACTCATTCCAAGTGCCGTGAGGATTTCCTCAAGCGTGTAAAGGAAAATGAAAGGCTGAGGAAAGAAGCAAAGGACAAGAACGTCCGGGTCCAGCTTAAGAGACAGCCTGCTCAGCCATCTGCTGCCCACATTGTCTCTGGCCGTGAAGCACCTATCTTACTCGCTCCGATCCCCTATGAATTTATAGCttaa
- the Usp12-46 gene encoding ubiquitin carboxyl-terminal hydrolase 46 isoform X2, giving the protein MCVNNGRNMLLRMSLRLVFNLHIQFQGANISQLERDIGSDQFPPNEHYFGLVNFGNTCYSNSVLQALYFCRPFREKVLEYKARNKRTKETLLTCLADLFYSIATQKKKVGSIAPKKFIARLRKEKAERNQSRPAGGKGGAGDAGSPPEPTWVHEIFQGILTSETRCLNCETVSSKDEDFFDLQVDVDQNTSITHCLKCFSNTETLCSDNKFKCDHCSSYQEAQKRMRVKKLPMILALHLKRFKYVEQYNRHIKVSHRVVFPLELRLFNTSDDAVNPDRLYDLVAVVIHCGSGPNRGHYISIVKSHGFWLLFDDDMVDKIDAATIEDFYGLTSDIQKSSETGYILFYQSRDCS; this is encoded by the exons ATG TGCGTTAACAATGGAAGAAATATGTTACTAAGAATGAGTCTCCGCCTTGTTTTCAATCTTCACATCCAATTCCAGGGTGCAAATATATCGCAGCTAGAAAGAGACATCGGCTCTGATCAGTTCCCTCCCAATGAGCATTACTTTGGATTAGTAAAC TTTGGTAACACGTGCTACAGCAATTCTGTATTACAAGCTTTGTACTTCTGTCGTCCATTCAGAGAGAAAGTCTTGGAATACAAagcaagaaataaaagaacCAAAGAAACCTTATTAACATGCTTGGCAGATCTTTTCTACAGTATTGCGAcacagaagaaaaaagttggcTCCATTGccccaaaaaaatttatcgctagactaaggaaagaaaaag CTGAAAGAAACCAAAGCAGACCTGCAGGCGGAAAAGGTGGGGCAGGAGATGCAGGATCTCCGCCAGAGCCGACATGGGTTCACGAAATTTTCCAGGGCATTTTGACTTCAGAAACTCGTTGTCTCAATTGTGAAACTGTTTCCAGTAAAGATGAAGACTTTTTTGATCTACAAGTTGATGTAGATCAGAACACTTCTATCACACATTGTCTGAAATGCTTCTCTAATACAGAAACATTATGCAGTGACAACAAATTCAAATGTGATCATTGCAGTAGCTACCAGGAGGctcag aaacgTATGAGGGTGAAGAAGCTGCCAATGATATTAGCGTTGCATTTAAAAAGGTTTAAATACGTAGAACAATACAACAGACACATCAAAGTTTCTCATAGAGTGGTCTTCCCATTAGAGTTGAGACTCTTCAACACT AGTGATGATGCTGTGAATCCAGATCGATTGTACGACCTGGTAGCAGTTGTTATACATTGTGGTAGCGGTCCTAATAGAGGTCATTACATTTCTATTGTAAAAAGTCATGGATTTTGGCTACTTTTTGATGATGACATGGTTGAT AAAATAGATGCAGCGACAATAGAAGATTTTTACGGCTTGACGTCAGATATTCAAAAGAGTTCCGAAACTGGCTACATTTTATTCTATCAATCAAGGGACTGTAGCTAG
- the Usp12-46 gene encoding ubiquitin carboxyl-terminal hydrolase 46 isoform X1 produces MCVNNGRNMLLRMSLRLVFNLHIQFQGANISQLERDIGSDQFPPNEHYFGLVNFGNTCYSNSVLQALYFCRPFREKVLEYKARNKRTKETLLTCLADLFYSIATQKKKVGSIAPKKFIARLRKEKEEFDNYMQQDAHEFLNFLINHINEIILAERNQSRPAGGKGGAGDAGSPPEPTWVHEIFQGILTSETRCLNCETVSSKDEDFFDLQVDVDQNTSITHCLKCFSNTETLCSDNKFKCDHCSSYQEAQKRMRVKKLPMILALHLKRFKYVEQYNRHIKVSHRVVFPLELRLFNTSDDAVNPDRLYDLVAVVIHCGSGPNRGHYISIVKSHGFWLLFDDDMVDKIDAATIEDFYGLTSDIQKSSETGYILFYQSRDCS; encoded by the exons ATG TGCGTTAACAATGGAAGAAATATGTTACTAAGAATGAGTCTCCGCCTTGTTTTCAATCTTCACATCCAATTCCAGGGTGCAAATATATCGCAGCTAGAAAGAGACATCGGCTCTGATCAGTTCCCTCCCAATGAGCATTACTTTGGATTAGTAAAC TTTGGTAACACGTGCTACAGCAATTCTGTATTACAAGCTTTGTACTTCTGTCGTCCATTCAGAGAGAAAGTCTTGGAATACAAagcaagaaataaaagaacCAAAGAAACCTTATTAACATGCTTGGCAGATCTTTTCTACAGTATTGCGAcacagaagaaaaaagttggcTCCATTGccccaaaaaaatttatcgctagactaaggaaagaaaaag AGGAATTCGACAACTATATGCAACAAGATGCTCATgagtttctcaattttctcattaatCACATTAACGAAATCATACTCG CTGAAAGAAACCAAAGCAGACCTGCAGGCGGAAAAGGTGGGGCAGGAGATGCAGGATCTCCGCCAGAGCCGACATGGGTTCACGAAATTTTCCAGGGCATTTTGACTTCAGAAACTCGTTGTCTCAATTGTGAAACTGTTTCCAGTAAAGATGAAGACTTTTTTGATCTACAAGTTGATGTAGATCAGAACACTTCTATCACACATTGTCTGAAATGCTTCTCTAATACAGAAACATTATGCAGTGACAACAAATTCAAATGTGATCATTGCAGTAGCTACCAGGAGGctcag aaacgTATGAGGGTGAAGAAGCTGCCAATGATATTAGCGTTGCATTTAAAAAGGTTTAAATACGTAGAACAATACAACAGACACATCAAAGTTTCTCATAGAGTGGTCTTCCCATTAGAGTTGAGACTCTTCAACACT AGTGATGATGCTGTGAATCCAGATCGATTGTACGACCTGGTAGCAGTTGTTATACATTGTGGTAGCGGTCCTAATAGAGGTCATTACATTTCTATTGTAAAAAGTCATGGATTTTGGCTACTTTTTGATGATGACATGGTTGAT AAAATAGATGCAGCGACAATAGAAGATTTTTACGGCTTGACGTCAGATATTCAAAAGAGTTCCGAAACTGGCTACATTTTATTCTATCAATCAAGGGACTGTAGCTAG
- the Las gene encoding lipoyl synthase, mitochondrial isoform X2 → MLRSVRILYLGNPGALNLHTSCAKCKESTKNEFTVKLATGPTLHDFVSDTTSNYEGKLKLEKGEKNRLRLPPWLKTEIPMGANYSKLKSQLRQLNLSTVCEEARCPNIGECWGGGEHGTATATIMLMGDTCTRGCRFCSVKTARTPQPPNPDEPVNTAVAIADWGLDYVVLTSVDRDDLPDGGANHIAATVVEIKKRRQDMLVECLVPDFRGNQECVAKIVESKLDVFAHNIETVERLTPFVRDRRAHYSR, encoded by the exons ATGTTGAGATCAGTGCGTATTTTATACTTGGGAAATCCCGGGGCTCTCAATCTCCACACAAGC TGTGCGAAATGCAAGGAGAGCACCAAAAACGAGTTCACTGTCAAATTGGCAACCGGGCCGACGCTCCACGACTTTGTTTCAGATACTACGAGTAATTATGAAGGAAAGCTGAAACTggaaaaaggggaaaaaaaccgACTCCGACTACCACCATGGTTGAAGACCGAAATACCTATGGGGGCTAATTACAGCAAGCTAAAATCTCAACTTCGTCAATTAAACCTGAGCACTGTATGCGAAGAGGCACGTTGTCCCAATATCGGAGAATGCTGGGGTGGTGGCGAACATGGAACTGCAACAGCCACTATCATG CTCATGGGAGACACGTGTACTCGCGGATGTCGCTTTTGTTCAGTTAAAACTGCACGGACTCCACAACCCCCTAATCCTGACGAACCAGTCAACACGGCAGTAGCAATCGCAGACTGGGGTTTAGACTACGTtgtcttaacatcagttgaccgtgatg ATTTACCAGATGGGGGAGCAAATCACATAGCAGCTACTGTTGTAGAAATTAAAAAGCG GAGACAAGATATGTTGGTCGAATGTTTAGTACCAGACTTCAGAGGTAATCAGGAATGCGTAGCAAAAATAGTTGAATCGAAACTTGATGTTTTTGCCCACAATATTGAGACTGTGGAACGTCTAACACCTTTTGTTCGTGACAGGCGTGCACACTATAG TCGCTGA
- the LOC124220980 gene encoding sterol regulatory element-binding protein 1 has translation MADPTVNWPNIPQENEFPNFPANDSFNLNEMTGFDELLTNCENELLKNENLFSDETLLSQLEEPIPMDDDTLEFLGVNNRRDFKDPSILEASNAKKDVTLTLPSSTPAQQSTPCVPDSIQVQSRAQRISIPQTPTVFSSQYTLPQNMNFNVQSPVVTLAPVATQQRQLLFPAKLIKSESLVYSTGSQAITSTSVPHQIHTLVNTANGTVLATGIPVVLDTEKVQINRINSGSHVGVPRVREVKRSAHNAIERRYRTSINDKIIELKNIIVGVEAKLNKSAILRKTIDYIRFLQNTNAKLKAENMALKMAEQRQNLRDLLACGELTPPRSDSSEPSLSPAPASPSPPSPSSLKDDTESLHSLHHSMVPQTKGMRDHTRLTLCAFLFVVLAFNPLGLVMNNMRRLNLDYTDARIDGRTILQYQDPSDLDTGIWTNIFLWLTNVILLICGLSRLLLYGDPMLPFDNKTTLELRRWKRQAEFNISKQNYEQAYRDLCQCLRCFGRSLPSNRMETFFATAWQIVRQVLHKLWLGRWVAQVAKWFQDKSERQQAQISSLELAIVYQHMLCLRLSQGSAEATLFLALSAVNYGEAAEDAVPKSLMAEFYVNAALCLKQALFPFIRKYYLGKARMLLNTCTVPAKLKWIMSVEGARFLASQKWQYGEQFVCDFTSQCSKADPLSFAARAYREHLINQSLRLLTGTAEDSHASTVLELARNIMASAEVEPYFISDDKLTIKKCEDEVGLWWGAVIYVAASWRLGEDDQIAWSILESRFPFDKNRQQPNASSPNNSTNPLPHAVLFALQARRSTRRTAMRLVDQAGVLLEHSMAYYHCKQQSSQNTLLTQLLVCDGLLEVRTSLWQEIEGELSRPVSGQALVGFQRDLACLRQLCQHIPSVLTRVFLYEATARLMAGAAPVRTQILLDRSLRHRNLRPSVICGKDRSQEQGSGEREHAAALYLACRHLPTLLLASPGERAGMLAEAAKTLERIGDQKRLQECYELMRQLGPAISVN, from the exons ATGGCTGATCCTACGGTAAATTGGCCCAACATACCTCAGGAAAATGAATTCCCAAATTTTCCTGCCAATGACAGCTTCAATTTAAACGAAATGACTGGCTTCGATG AATTACTGACAAACTGCGAGAACgagttattgaaaaatgaaaatctctTCAGTGACGAAACCCTGTTGTCTCAATTGGAAGAACCGATACCGATGGACGATGACACCTTAGAATTCCTTGGTGTGAACAATCGCAGGGATTTCAAAGATCCATCCATACTCGAGGCCAGCAATGCTAAAAAAGATGTCACTCTAACTCTACCATCTTCGACTCCTGCTCAACAATCAACTCCCTGTGTACCTGACTCAATTCAAGTGCAATCAAGAGCGCAAAGAATTAGCATTCCTCAGACTCCTACAGTGTTTAGCTCTCAGTACACCCTTCctcaaaatatgaatttcaacGTTCAATCCCCAGTTGTGACCTTAGCCCCAGTTGCTACCCAGCAAAGGCAACTCCTATTTCCCGCTAAACTGATCAAGTCGGAGTCACTTGTTTACTCCACAGGGTCTCAGGCAATTACTTCAACATCTGTACCGCATCAGATTCATACACTGGTCAATACAGCAAATGGGACTGTGCTTGCTACAG GTATTCCAGTCGTTTTGGATACCGAGAAAGTACAAATTAACAGAATCAATTCTGGATCCCACGTCGGAGTGCCTAGAGTCAGAGAGGTGAAGCGAAGTGCTCACAATGCAATTGAACGCCGCTACAGAACTTCTATCAATGATAAAATCATTGAGCTGAAAAACATTATTGTTGGAGTAGAAGCAAAACTTAACAAATCTGCAATTTTACGGAAAACGATCGATTACATCAG GTTCCTTCAAAACACCAATGCTAAATTGAAAGCTGAGAACATGGCGTTGAAAATGGCTGAACAACGACAAAATCTGCGTGATCTATTAGCTTGTGGAGAACTGACACCTCCACGCTCTGACAGCAGTGAGCCGTCTCTGTCCCCTGCTCCAGCATCCCCATCCCCACCATCACCATCTTCTTTGAAGGATGATACAGAGTCTCTGCATAGTCTACATCATTCAATGGTGCCACAGACCAAAGGAATGAGGGATCATACCCGTCTCACTTTGTGTGCTTTCTTATTTGTTGTATTAGCTTTCAATCCACTCGGTCTTGTTATGAATAACATGCGAAGATTGAATCTTGATTATACTGATGCACGAATAGATGGGAGAACAATACTTCAATATCAAG ATCCGTCAGATTTGGATACAGGAATATGGACGAATATATTCTTGTGGTTGACAAACGTCATTCTTTTGATTTGTGGTCTGAGTCGGCTTCTTCTTTATGGTGACCCTATGCTACCTTTTGACAATAAAACGACATTAGAATTACGTAGATGGAAGCGCCAGGCAGAGTTCAATatatcaaaacaaaattatgagCAAGCTTATCGAGACTTATGCCAATGTTTGAGATGTTTCGGACGTTCGCTACCATCTAACCGTATGGAGACATTCTTTGCTACAGCTTGGCAAATCGTGCGACAAGTTTTGCATAAATTGTGGCTGGGTCGATGGGTGGCTCAAGTTGCAAAGTGGTTTCAGGACAAGTCAGAAAGGCAGCAGGCACAAATATCTTCTTTAGAGCTAGCAATTGTCTACCAGCACATGCTCTGTCTTAGACTTTCTCAAGGATCGGCTGAAGCCACCTTATTCCTTGCGCTGTCGGCAGTCAACTATGGCGAAGCTGCTGAAGATGCAGTTCCAAAATCTTTGATGGCTGAGTTTTATGTAAATGCAGCACTGTGCTTGAAACAAGCTCTCTTTCCTTTCATCCGTAAATACTATCTCGGCAAGGCACGAATGTTATTAAATACATGCACTGTGCCAGCAAAACTGAAATGGATTATGAGTGTGGAGGGAGCCCGTTTTCTTGCATCACAGAAATGGCAGTACGGTGAACAATTCGTCTGTGACTTTACTTCTCAGTGTAGCAAAGCTGACCCCTTGTCCTTCGCGGCTCGGGCTTACCGAGAACATTTGATCAACCAAAGCCTCCGCCTTCTAACTGGCACTGCAGAGGACAGTCATGCATCAACAGTCCTCGAACTTGCTCGAAATATAATGGCTTCTGCCGAAGTTGAGCCCTACTTCATTAGTGATGACAAGCTGACCATAAAGA AATGTGAAGATGAAGTGGGACTGTGGTGGGGTGCAGTGATCTACGTTGCTGCAAGCTGGAGATTAGGCGAAGATGACCAAATAGCGTGGAGTATTTTAGAGAGCCGGTTTCCTTTTGATAAGAATCGTCAGCAACCGAATGCAAGCTCTCCGAACAACAGTACCAATCCACTGCCTCATGCTGTTCTCTTCGCACTTCAGGCACGTCGTTCAACTAGAAGAACGGCAATGAGACTGGTAGATCAGGCGGGGGTGCTGCTTGAACATTCAATGGCCTACTATCATTGCAAACAGCAGTCTTCACAGAATACTCTG CTTACGCAACTATTGGTATGTGACGGGCTCCTCGAGGTACGCACTAGTTTATGGCAAGAAATAGAAGGTGAATTAAGCAGACCGGTATCAGGTCAAGCTCTTGTAGGCTTTCAACGAGATCTGGCTTGCCTGCGTCAACTGTGTCAGCACATACCG TCTGTCTTAACGAGGGTATTTTTATACGAAGCCACAGCTCGGCTCATGGCAGGTGCTGCACCTGTCCGAACTCAGATTTTGTTGGATCGCAGCTTACGGCATCGGAATTTGCGTCCGTCTGTAATATGCGGCAAAGATCGTTCCCAAGAACAGGGGAGCGGCGAAAGAGAACACGCCGCTGCTTTGTACCTCGCTTGTCGTCATTTGCCCACCTTGCTACTAGCTTCACCTGGTGAACGCGCTGGAATGCTTGCAGAAGCTGCCAAAACACTGGAAAGAATTGGGGACCAAAAACGTCTTCAAGAATGCTATGAACTTATGCGACAATTGGGACCAGCGATTTCTGTGAATTGA
- the Las gene encoding lipoyl synthase, mitochondrial isoform X1 produces MLRSVRILYLGNPGALNLHTSCAKCKESTKNEFTVKLATGPTLHDFVSDTTSNYEGKLKLEKGEKNRLRLPPWLKTEIPMGANYSKLKSQLRQLNLSTVCEEARCPNIGECWGGGEHGTATATIMLMGDTCTRGCRFCSVKTARTPQPPNPDEPVNTAVAIADWGLDYVVLTSVDRDDLPDGGANHIAATVVEIKKRRQDMLVECLVPDFRGNQECVAKIVESKLDVFAHNIETVERLTPFVRDRRAHYRQSLSVLEGAKNKNTNLITKSSIMLGLGETEQEIEQAMQDMRTAGVDALTLGQYMQPTKRHLKVIEYVTPEQFKAWESVGNDLGFLYTASGPLVRSSYKAGEFFLTNILKSRQAESITQDSAT; encoded by the exons ATGTTGAGATCAGTGCGTATTTTATACTTGGGAAATCCCGGGGCTCTCAATCTCCACACAAGC TGTGCGAAATGCAAGGAGAGCACCAAAAACGAGTTCACTGTCAAATTGGCAACCGGGCCGACGCTCCACGACTTTGTTTCAGATACTACGAGTAATTATGAAGGAAAGCTGAAACTggaaaaaggggaaaaaaaccgACTCCGACTACCACCATGGTTGAAGACCGAAATACCTATGGGGGCTAATTACAGCAAGCTAAAATCTCAACTTCGTCAATTAAACCTGAGCACTGTATGCGAAGAGGCACGTTGTCCCAATATCGGAGAATGCTGGGGTGGTGGCGAACATGGAACTGCAACAGCCACTATCATG CTCATGGGAGACACGTGTACTCGCGGATGTCGCTTTTGTTCAGTTAAAACTGCACGGACTCCACAACCCCCTAATCCTGACGAACCAGTCAACACGGCAGTAGCAATCGCAGACTGGGGTTTAGACTACGTtgtcttaacatcagttgaccgtgatg ATTTACCAGATGGGGGAGCAAATCACATAGCAGCTACTGTTGTAGAAATTAAAAAGCG GAGACAAGATATGTTGGTCGAATGTTTAGTACCAGACTTCAGAGGTAATCAGGAATGCGTAGCAAAAATAGTTGAATCGAAACTTGATGTTTTTGCCCACAATATTGAGACTGTGGAACGTCTAACACCTTTTGTTCGTGACAGGCGTGCACACTATAG ACAGTCGCTGAGCGTTTTAGAAGGTGCGAAGAATAAGAATACAAATTTGATAACCAAGTCATCGATAATGTTAGGATTGGGGGAAACTGAACAAGAAATTGAACAAGCCATGCAAGATATGCGAACAGCTGGAGTGGATGCTTTAACTCTGGGACAATACATGCAGCCAACAAAACGACACTTAAAAGTCATCGAATATGTAACACCAGAGCAATTTAAAGCATGGGAGAGTGTAGGAAATGATTTGGGCTTTCTGTACACAGCAAGTGGCCCATTAGTGAGGTCTTCTTATAAAGCTGGTGAATTTTTCTTAACAAACATATTGAAGTCACGTCAAGCTGAATCTATTACACAAGATTCAGCTACCTAA